A genomic window from Flavobacteriales bacterium includes:
- a CDS encoding FAD-binding domain-containing protein yields METDFSKILQKLDSISPVEYGKNRNFIDGAVTQLSPYISRGVISTKQVFEYIMSQDYPFYKIEKFIQELAWRDYWQQIWIDKGTLINSDLKKKQEGVQNYFIPKSIVDANTSIFAIDEAIQEFYKTGYIHNHLRMYIAALCCNVAKSHWKLPSQWMYYHLLDADWASNSLSWQWVCGSNSNKLYYANQNNINKYCYTNQKNTFLDVEYHQFSTLEIPKELTVLEKLKLETSLPDIKKQISIDQEKPTLIYNFYNLDPKWKSKLDVNRVLLIEPSIFKTYPISNKSMEFMLGLSKNINGIQLYVGEFKELKKVTKESRIYYKEHPLNHCYEGTEEDRDWIFPVTGYFPSFFKYWNKCKKHIK; encoded by the coding sequence ATGGAGACTGACTTTTCAAAAATACTCCAAAAATTAGATTCCATTAGTCCTGTAGAATATGGGAAAAACCGAAATTTTATTGATGGAGCAGTAACCCAATTATCGCCCTACATTTCTAGAGGTGTTATTTCAACCAAACAAGTCTTTGAGTATATTATGTCTCAAGACTATCCCTTTTACAAAATCGAAAAATTTATTCAAGAATTAGCTTGGCGAGACTACTGGCAACAAATTTGGATTGATAAAGGTACACTGATCAATTCTGATTTAAAGAAAAAACAAGAAGGTGTACAAAATTATTTTATTCCAAAATCAATAGTTGACGCTAACACTTCAATTTTTGCTATTGATGAAGCTATACAGGAATTTTATAAAACAGGCTACATACACAATCATTTACGAATGTATATCGCTGCCCTATGCTGTAATGTAGCAAAATCTCATTGGAAACTGCCTTCTCAATGGATGTATTACCATTTGTTAGATGCTGATTGGGCTAGCAATAGTTTGAGTTGGCAATGGGTATGTGGTAGCAATAGTAACAAATTATATTATGCCAATCAAAATAACATTAATAAGTATTGCTACACCAATCAAAAAAATACATTTTTAGATGTAGAATATCATCAATTTTCTACATTAGAAATTCCTAAAGAACTTACTGTATTAGAAAAACTGAAGCTTGAAACTTCATTGCCTGACATAAAAAAACAAATAAGTATAGATCAAGAAAAGCCTACTTTAATCTATAATTTCTACAATTTAGATCCAAAATGGAAATCAAAGCTTGACGTCAACAGAGTTCTATTAATTGAGCCTAGCATATTTAAGACTTATCCCATTTCAAATAAATCAATGGAATTTATGTTAGGCTTATCCAAAAATATTAATGGCATACAATTATATGTTGGCGAGTTCAAGGAATTAAAAAAAGTTACCAAAGAGAGTCGTATATACTATAAAGAACATCCTCTAAATCATTGTTATGAAGGAACAGAAGAAGATAGAGATTGGATATTTCCTGTCACGGGTTATTTTCCTAGCTTCTTCAAGTATTGGAATAAGTGTAAAAAACACATAAAATGA